AGGAACGTAAACCAATTCTCATGGCTGCTGTTACTAACCAATCATTCACCAATAACTCAAGTGAGCAACTCCAAGTAGCCCTCGACTTAATACACCAGAGAGCAACGACAGTTCATTGATCACAACGAATAATATTGGAGCTGCTACAAATAAAGGATTTTCTGCAGATATCGATGATGAGCCTTTCAAAAGCAACAACAAGATTCAAGATGTTTTTGGATTCCCTCCCGGGTACAGATTCCTCCCAACAGATGAAGAGCTCATTATCTTTTACTTGGAGAAGAAAGTATGGAACCAACCCCTGCCAATTAACAAAATCGTAGAGGTTAACCTATATGCATATGACGCAGATTTTCTTGCAGGTATAAGTACTGATCTTGTTCAAACATCCTATTTCTTTCTTGATATTCTTCCATGGTTTGAGATGTTAACTGGATCTTTTGAACATAACGTCATATGATATAAAGAGTTTTTTTCTtgctaataatttttaatctgaACGAGAGAATCATGGCATATCAGATATTGGTGAATAATTAGCAAacaataaactatatatagtgCAAAGTTATGTTCAAACCAATTTCATTGGAAAAATCCAAATTCCAAACAGCTAAAACCATTAAAGAATACCAATAAAGAAATAGGTGTTTGAACAAGATCAATACTACCTATCTACAAAAAAATCTGGGTTACATGCATATAGATTAACCTCTACGATCTAGTTAATTGGCAAAGGCAGATTCCAtactttcttcttcaagtaAAAGATTATTAGTTCTTCGTCTGTTGGGATAAATCTGTACCCAAGAGGCTTGGAAAAAAAATCCTTGTTCATTAATCTTGCTGCTGTTGTTGAAATTGTTTGACACATCATCGAAATCTGTAGGAAACCCTTGATCATGAGCAACTCCAATATCATTCGTTGTGATCAATGAACTATCGTTGCTCTCTGATGTATTACAATCGAGGGCTACTCGGGGTTGCTCTCTAAAGTTATTGGTGAATGATTGGGTAGTAACAGCCATGAGAATCAATTTACGTTCATTCTCATGAAATTTCAACAGCCGTAAAATAACATGAAACTCGTACGACGTTCTccctataaataaatatattttaaatcttaacatCAGTCTACTTCTATAGATTTTTTTAGAGTCTTGGCCACCCACGCATGTCCCCAAAACATCCACTGTTTTCAAAACCAGAAACAAAGCACCGGTTCTTCCCATGCACAGCAATCCCGCAAGCCTCCTCAGCCATCTAACTCCACTGAAAACACTGTCCAAGCCTCCACCCTACGATTACCACAATTTAAGCACAGTAAGAACACTGTAGGCCACTATCGATGCCAcaacacacacactctctctttcGATATCACGTTTCTAACCACCTTTGAATATCTCAGCGGCTTGGCCACCGCTACTCGATGGAAAAATATTCTCCATCATCGgacaccatccacaaaccacccCTCCCACCTCACAATTGCACACCTAAGACAAACCACCCACCTCGGTATCCTCCCCTCTCACAgtgctctctccctctctgttctctctctctctctctcaaaaatcCAACCACCGTTGAGCTCAGCCACGTCGCCATCTAGATCCACCCAAATTGCCACCACACATAGCCTCATGGTAAGGATCCGTGCACTGCTCCTCTCTTCTCAATGAAGTCTGgtttacaaaatgaaaatattttgtcattGGTAAAGAGGAACTTTGAACTGATATTACATTATGGCCTTATTTTACAATGGGCAGTGAAtcactacccatctactacaagttcatttcaagttttttttttcttttatcattttcttttaagtatttttttacatccttaatcactaagacaaaattaaaaaaaatatataactttactaatacacactttcttaatcatcaagaaaaataaaaaaattttaaaaaatcaaatacaaaaataatagtagATGGATAGTAGTAGGACAGTAAAtatcctatcattattcttttacaTTTGGGTCTGAGTTGTTTTGTTTACGTActgtactttatatatatatatatatatatatatgttttttaagtgcattcaatttttatttcaaaatagtTTAGAATTTTCATAGCAAATATTTaagggatttaaattatgttgttaatcattaatttttatattttaagtaatcgtgtaattttattttaaaaacattaaatctaatctagtttatttttattaaatgaaattttattgtttactGTAATAgatttttggtataattatattaactcgtattaaattttttatagttagatttcaatagtaaaatattttagggTTCAAAGTATTAGTAGGAGAAATTAAGTAGATATCAATTCACTTGGGGAGTGATGATATTTAAGGTTGTGAGAATGTAAGAAGTTTTAGGAAAatagtttattttgatattttgtcttaaatatcaaaatattgtttACTTGGAGATTTACATAAATTGTGTGTCTAATTTTAATGTGACGATTGATATTCATTCGGTATTGTtgtgaaaaaattcaaaaaaattaaaaattcaagtaaACAAgatttctatgctagactttgcataaaaaaaaaatggactatggttgattttatgaaaaatatacatgtttgtgttatgaaaagaattttgaaacaacctcagttatttattctgcattactcatgaaatctgtataaaagataaaagtatttttgtcattactgatgtagacatgagcaaatttaTGGCATTCTGTTTcatgtaacttaaataaatctctaGTGAAcagataaatctcatattacacttgaaatacctattttaattccacAAAAACTTAAgatttctcttaattctaaaatactaTCACTTTCTAAATTCCTTAATATCCACATAACTATAAAActcaaatatttctaaaattgcataataatattagtaatagaTACAATTATGTTGTAAAATACATATCTGGTTTAAAGGCTCATTAGGAggacaaatatttcatttaataaaaatagactaattagtatCTCTTTAAAGAAGAGTTCAAAATAGAAATCCTGCACTACtatgtacttctaaaaatattaatacttataatatctttcaaatatttattcaatttgtatttaaaacaaaactcatacaaagtgaatttaacatataatgttgtatcaacttataaatattttgtttaaagcCCATTCA
This genomic interval from Juglans regia cultivar Chandler chromosome 3, Walnut 2.0, whole genome shotgun sequence contains the following:
- the LOC108999333 gene encoding uncharacterized protein LOC108999333 is translated as MGRTGALFLVLKTVDVLGTCVGGQDSKKIYRSRLMLRFKIYLFIGRTSYEFHVILRLLKFHENERKLILMAVTTQSFTNNFREQPRVALDCNTSESNDSSLITTNDIGVAHDQGFPTDFDDVSNNFNNSSKINEQGFFFQASWVQIYPNRRRTNNLLLEEESMESAFAN